ACTCCGGGTGTTACCGTGATGGATGATGTTGCGAACAGCATTTACCCGATGCCGCTGTATTCCGAAGGAAAAGACGAGGTTTTAGTGGGCAGAATCCGAAAAGATCTTTCGCAGCCAAACACGCTTAACATGTGGATTGTAGCAGACAATCTGCGAAAAGGAGCCGCCACCAACGCGGTGCAGATCGCGGAGTATCTCGTAGAACACAAACTGGTTTAAACCAAATGCTCACATAAAGTGAGCATTTTTTATTTATTAGGCTACTCGAACAAAAGTAATTAATACAATCAAACTCAAATGTCAGAAACAGCAACTTCAACCCGAACTAATTTTGCTTTTCAGCGCCGCGTGGCGATCGTTGGGATTGTGCTTTTCGTGGCTAAACTCATCGCCTGGCACCTAACAGACTCCGACGCGGTCTTTTCGGATGCGATGGAAAGTATTGTGAACATCGTGGCGGGATTCCTCGGGCTTTACTCGCTGTATGTTGCGTCAAAACCAAAAGATACAGATCATCCTTACGGCCACGGCAAGGCTGAATTTGTTACTTCCGGTGTGGAAGGCGCGCTGATTATATTTGCAGGCGTCATCATCATTGTGCAAGCCGCAGACTCGCTGCTGCACGGTAACGTCCCCAAGCAGCTCGATTGGGGAATGCTCATCGTGGCTGTAACCGCAGGAATTAATTATCTGATGGGCTACATCTCTTACCAGAAAGGCATCCAGGAGAATTCGCTGGTTTTGCAAAGTTCCGGCAAACATCTGCAAAGCGATACCTTTACGACCGTAGGTGTTGTAGTGAGTATGATTTTGGTATATTTTACCGATCTCTACTGGATCGATGCTTTGGTCGCAATGCTTTTTGGTGGCTACATCATGTTTGTGGGTTACAAGATTATCCGCAAATCACTGAGCGGAATTATGGATGAAGCAGACCCGAGAATGCTCGTGAAACTATCTAAATTTTTAAATGAAAAGCGCCAGCGTGAATGGGTCGACATCCACAATGTACGCATCCAACAGCACGGAAGTGTACTGCACATCGACGCGCATCTTACGTTACCCTGGTATTTCGAACTCAGGACAGCACATGCCGAAATGGAAGAAGTGTATAAGCTGATCGGCGATAATACCGATCGTGAAGTGGAATTTAATTTTCATCTCGACGACTGCAAACCTTTTTCATGCGAGATATGCGAATTGTGGGAATGCAAAGTTCGGCAAAATGCATTTAAAAAGAGAATTGAGTGGAATGAAAAAACAATTTCTCAAGTCCAAAAACACGACGTCAACACCTGATTTTAAGCGCCGGTCATTTTTTTCCGATAGTAAAAAAGTGGGATGATCAGCAGCAGAATAAGCGGCTGAATAACAAACCGCCTCATATAAAATGAGAAAAGATAGCCAATTTCGAACCTGGTATAGACGCAGTAAAGATAAACCGGAAGCGTAATCGCAAATACCATCAGTATTAGCACTGCCGCCTGTATGGTCCACCTTTTATTTTTAAAAATAAAATGCACTACGATAAGTGAAAAAAGGAGATTAAGCGAAAACCGGAAGATATAACTGATCACCAAGTTCGCCCATTCAAAATCAGGAAAAACCGCGCGGTCGTCGGCAGCACGGAAAAATTTCAGAAAAGGATCATAGAAAATTGCGTCTTCAGCCATGCGAACGCCGATCAGTCCGAGAATTCCCGCAAAAACAGCGAGCCAGTTAAGCAGTTTCATTTCGGGGAACTTTTAAGGCAAAATAATTAATCCAGACCAGCCAGAAAATCACGACGCTTCCATAAATTATCGCGGGAAAAAAATAATCGTGTCCGATTTTGGAGTATTGCGGAAGTTCAACCAAAAGAATATTCAGCCCCGCAATCCGGAATACATTGATGATGTGCAGAAAAACCAATCCAGCAGCTGCAAAAATAAACGTTTTAGTGCCCTGGTAAAATGCCAAAATAAATGCTAAAAACAGAATCATCACCGAGACAGCGTTGCAGCCTTCAACCATCCGCGATACGTATTTTCCGCTCACATAAAACCAGGATGTCTGCTGCTCAGGCGTGCCGGGCACCATTTGCGAAGGATAATTGAAACTGTTCTGAATAAAAACCGTCTGGTCTGCAACCCAAACCGAAATTGGGTCCAAACCGGAATTTTCGTAAAAATTAAGATAAAACTGATAGCCCAATACAAGCAGCACATAAATCACTACGAAACGCAGCAAAATCTTTAGTACAGGCTTAAAGTCGTTGAACATAATGCAAATATAATGTTTTCAAAAATTCTTATTTCAGTATATTTGTAAAAGTATGGGGATTGACAAAGCACAATTATTTTTCGGGGAGTTTATTGGGGAGCCGGTGCAGGATCTTGTTTTATTAGCCCAAAGCGGTTCGGCGCGAAAGAATTTCGTGGGGCAGACTACCGATAAAAAATACATCATTACCTCTAATGGGAACGTCGCAGAAAACGAAAGTTTCTTCTATTTTTCTACTCTGTTCTCAGCTTTAAATTTTAACACCCCAGAAATTTTAAAAATTTCTAACGACCGAAAAATGTATGTTCAGGAATTTCTGGGTGCGCAGACGCTCTCCGAAATCATTGCAGATGACGGCATTAACGCCCGAACAGAAGCTTTGGTTAAACAGACCCTCAAAAAGCTGGCTGAACTTCAGCGTAAAACCCAGACCGGGGTTGACTACACAAAAACATTTGAGTACGAAAAATACGACAGCCTGCCGATTACCAACGACCTTTTTTATTTTAAGAGCTTTGTGGCGGACGTACTCGAGATTCCATATCATAAATCGTCGTTGCTGAAAGAATTCCGCAAACTTACAGAACTGCTTGAAGACCTCGGGCCACAAGGCCTGATGATCCGCGATTTTCAGTCGCGCAATATTATAGTGAATGAACGCGATGAAGTTTTCTTTATCGATTACCAGTCTGCCATGCAGGGGCCTTTGATGTACGATGTGGTCTCGTTTCTGTTTCAGGCTAAGGCCAATTTCCCGAAAGAATTTAAAGAAGAAATGCTCGGCTATTATCTGTCCCTCTGGGAGGATGAGGCTGAAATTGCTCAACTAAAACACTCGGTGGAACCGCTTCAGCTGATCCGCTATCTTCAGGTTCTCGGAGCGTACGGGTTTAGAGGACTGATTCAGAAGAAAGAGCATTTTTTGTCGAGCCTGGAAAAAGGCATAGAAAATTTAAATTCCTTTGCGCAGAATTGGGAGGATATGAAGGAATATCCGGAATTAGCAAAATTGATATCAGCGCTTAAATCTGATATAGTTGGGCAAAAAATTGAAAGATTTGCATCTCACTAATAGGTCTGCTTGTTGGAATTGTTTTTAACCAATAAGAAATTAAGAGAGTTAACACAGCAATAATGTTAGTTACCAAAAAATATGCGACGCAGTTGTCTTACGATATTACGGGCTTGGCGATTAAAGTTCATAAAAACCTTGGGCCTGGACTTTTGGAAAGTATTTACGAAACTTGCCTCAAATATGAACTTGAAAGAAACGGCTATTCGGTTGCACAGCAAGTGGTGGCCAATATTGTTTATGACGGATTATTAATTGAAAATAATTTGAGGCTCGATTTACTCGTCAACGATTTGGTTATAGTTGAGCTTAAGACGGTTGACGAACTAAAACCCGTGCATCAGGCACAACTTCTAACATATATGAAACTCCTTGAGAAACCTCAAGGCTTATTAATTAACTTTAATACAGACAATATTATAAAATCAATGAAACCGCTTGTAAACGAATATTTTACGTTGTTGCCGAATTAATCTTAATCTTACTTAATTCCTTAATGGTTAAATATCCGCAGCAATAAAGCATCTAAACGGTTCAAAATAAATATACAAACATGAGTCTAACAATAGAAATACACAGTTTTTCATATAAAAAAGGCGGAATACCCGCTGATCCAAGCGGAAACGGCGGCGGATTTACTTTTGATTGCCGCGGAATCCTTAATCCAGGCCGCATTGAAGAATATAAAGCACAAACCGGCTGCGACCTTCCTGTAAAGGAGTTCCTCGAATCGCAAACCGACATGCCCAAATTTCTCGAACTCGTGAAACAGATCGTCTCGATCAACATCGAAAACTATCTCGGACGCAACTTCGAAAACCTCCAAATCAGTTTCGGCTGTACCGGCGGACAGCACCGATCGGTTTACTGTGCCGAAAAAATTGCCGCTTACATCCGTGAAACTTATCCCCAGGCAACGGTATTGCTTCAGCACGATGAGCAACCCCAACTTAACAGGGCTTTCGCCTAAGTAAGAAATCCCTCAGAGTAAAAAAGTATCCGATGAAAGCTTTAATTTTTGCCGCGGGCAAAGGAACCCGTCTTAAGCCTTTTACAGATCATCATCCGAAAGCGATGGCGACTGTAAACGGCGTACCTCTTCTTGAACGCAACATCCAATATGTGCAGAGTTTCGGCATCAACGATTTTGTGATCAACATTCACCATTTCGGCTCTCAAATCAGAGAATTTTTAGACAAGGCAAACAATTTCGGCGCAAATATTGAAATTTCAGACGAGAAAGACGAACTGCTTGAAACGGGTGGCGGACTGGTTTTTGCAAGGAAGTTTCTGGATCATGGCGAAGATTTTCTGATCCTTAATGCTGATATCTTAACCGATCTAAACCTTAACGAATTCATCAGCTATCATCAGAAGAACAAAGCTTTCGCTACTTTAGCGGTTTCGGAGCGGAAAAGTTCAAGAAAATTACTGTTCAATTCTGATATGATTTTACGCGGCTGGCTGAATTCTGATACCGGCGAAAAAAAGTTGGCAGATTCAGATGAAAACCTGAAACCACTAGCTTTCAGTGGAATACACTGCATTAATCCTGTAATATTTAATAAAATCACACGGACAGGCAAGTTTTCGATCATGGAAGAATATCTGGATCTGATGCAGACTGAGCAGATTCGCGGTTATGAACATCACGCAAAACTGATCGATGTCGGAAGACCGGAATCGGTGCTGGAAGCTGAAAAACTATTTAAATGACAAATCAACATGAGTAAGATACCGAGAGGCAAAGGCACGACGCACGAGGCGGCCGGAGACGAGTTTGAAATTGACCAAAAAGTTCAGCGCTCATTCACTGAGCAGACCTGGGATGCCACGATTACCAAAGACAGCTGGATGGTTTTTAAAATCATGGCTGAATTTGTGGACGGGTATGAAAAGCTCGCGAAAATTGGTCCCTGCGTCTCTATTTTTGGTTCTGCGCGGTTGAAACCCGAAGATCCTTATTACGAAATGGCCGTTGAAATCGCCGAAAAAATTACCGATATCGGTTTCGGAGTGATCACAGGCGGTGGCCCCGGAATTATGGAAGCCGGCAACAAAGGCGCCAGAAACGGCGGCGGTAAATCCATCGGGCTCAACATCGAACTGCCTTTTGAGCAGCACTTCAATCCGTATATCGACAAAGGATTTAACATGGATTTCGATTATTTCTTCGTGAGGAAAGTGATGTTCGTGAAATATTCTCAGGGATTTATCGTGATGCCTGGCGGTTTCGGAACTTTAGACGAACTTACCGAGGCAATTACGCTTATTCAGACCAACAAAATCGGGAAGTTTCCGATCGTGCTTGTTGGCACTGAATTCTGGAGTGGTCTGCTCGAATGGTTTCAGAAAACACTCCTTAAAACCGGAATGATTTCTGAAGCAGATCTTAAGCTTTACAGAATCGTAGATACCGCGGACGACGCTGTTGCTCACATTAAAGCTTTTTACGATAAATACACGGTTAACGTGAACTTTTAATTGGCATTATATTTGAGCCGAACAACTATCATGATACATAAAATGAAAAAATTTCTACATATACCGGCATTCCTCCTATTGATGGTCATTATGAGTTTTGGGGCTGCCGATTTTTACTCCTCAATGACGAAGGTTGATTATGTAGAAGGAAGCAAAACACTAAAATTCACCACTAAACTGAATACGCAGCATATTTCCGATGCGATTAAAATAAACCCGAATACCACCGGTTTTGAAGCAGAAGTGAAAAAATACGTAAATAATAACTTTGATCTGTTTATAAACGGAGGTTCAAAAACACTCACCTTCACCGGAAGCCAGGTAAATGGTGAATCGACATGGGTTTATTTTGAAGCAGGGGGAGTTACCGATGTGAACACGATAAAAATTAAAAACACCATTTTACTCAGCACCTTCCCAAAGCAGTTTAATCTTGTAAATATCGCCTACAAAGGCAACCAGAAAACAATGAATTTCCAGCGCGGAAAAGAGGTGAATGAGGTAAGCTTTTAAAAAAGCATAACAGATAAGAGATAAATAGAAGAGTTCCTTTGGGAGCTCTTTTTTTGTGTCCTAAATGCAAACGCTGCATTAAAACCAAACCTTCAAAAAGATTCCATATCTGC
This window of the Flavobacteriaceae bacterium 3519-10 genome carries:
- a CDS encoding Cation efflux protein, coding for MSETATSTRTNFAFQRRVAIVGIVLFVAKLIAWHLTDSDAVFSDAMESIVNIVAGFLGLYSLYVASKPKDTDHPYGHGKAEFVTSGVEGALIIFAGVIIIVQAADSLLHGNVPKQLDWGMLIVAVTAGINYLMGYISYQKGIQENSLVLQSSGKHLQSDTFTTVGVVVSMILVYFTDLYWIDALVAMLFGGYIMFVGYKIIRKSLSGIMDEADPRMLVKLSKFLNEKRQREWVDIHNVRIQQHGSVLHIDAHLTLPWYFELRTAHAEMEEVYKLIGDNTDREVEFNFHLDDCKPFSCEICELWECKVRQNAFKKRIEWNEKTISQVQKHDVNT
- a CDS encoding ATP-binding protein (contains P-loop); this translates as MSLTIEIHSFSYKKGGIPADPSGNGGGFTFDCRGILNPGRIEEYKAQTGCDLPVKEFLESQTDMPKFLELVKQIVSINIENYLGRNFENLQISFGCTGGQHRSVYCAEKIAAYIRETYPQATVLLQHDEQPQLNRAFA
- a CDS encoding Nucleotidyltransferase family protein codes for the protein MKALIFAAGKGTRLKPFTDHHPKAMATVNGVPLLERNIQYVQSFGINDFVINIHHFGSQIREFLDKANNFGANIEISDEKDELLETGGGLVFARKFLDHGEDFLILNADILTDLNLNEFISYHQKNKAFATLAVSERKSSRKLLFNSDMILRGWLNSDTGEKKLADSDENLKPLAFSGIHCINPVIFNKITRTGKFSIMEEYLDLMQTEQIRGYEHHAKLIDVGRPESVLEAEKLFK